From Bacillus basilensis, a single genomic window includes:
- a CDS encoding response regulator — MFYYIVDDDEVFRSMLSQIIEDGDLGEVIGESEDGAFIEAEQLNYKKVDILFIDLLMPMRDGIETVRQIASSFTGKIIMISQVESKQLIGEAYTLGVEYYITKPLNKIEVVSVVRKVIERIRLERSIYDIQKSLNNVFQWEKPQMRSETVQEGKKISDSGRFLLSELGIAGENGSKDLLSMLEYLYRQEKAQIFEFGFPALKDIFHQITLKKLDHIASNADIEKEKKASEQRVRRAIYQSLNHLASLGLTDFSNPKFESYAPKFFDFTVVRKRMTEMTKDEIATSGHIRINTKKFIQVLYFEAKRLMEIE, encoded by the coding sequence TTGTTTTATTATATTGTAGATGATGATGAAGTTTTCCGTTCAATGCTTTCGCAAATTATTGAGGATGGTGATCTTGGGGAAGTAATTGGAGAGTCGGAAGATGGAGCGTTTATTGAAGCAGAACAGCTAAATTATAAAAAAGTGGATATTTTATTTATTGATTTATTAATGCCGATGAGAGACGGCATTGAAACAGTTCGCCAAATAGCGTCTTCATTCACTGGGAAAATTATTATGATTTCCCAAGTGGAATCGAAACAACTCATTGGTGAGGCGTATACACTTGGGGTGGAATATTATATTACGAAACCACTAAATAAAATAGAAGTAGTATCTGTTGTACGAAAAGTGATAGAGCGTATTCGTTTGGAACGTTCTATATATGACATTCAAAAATCATTAAATAATGTATTTCAGTGGGAAAAGCCGCAAATGCGTAGTGAAACAGTGCAAGAAGGAAAAAAGATATCAGATTCAGGACGCTTTTTACTATCAGAACTCGGTATTGCGGGAGAGAACGGAAGTAAAGATTTACTTAGTATGCTGGAATATTTATATAGACAAGAAAAGGCGCAAATATTTGAATTTGGATTTCCTGCGTTAAAAGATATCTTTCACCAAATCACATTAAAAAAATTAGATCATATAGCTTCGAATGCAGATATAGAGAAGGAGAAAAAAGCATCTGAACAACGTGTAAGAAGAGCGATTTATCAATCATTGAATCATTTAGCTTCCCTCGGACTAACAGACTTTTCAAATCCGAAATTTGAAAGCTATGCTCCAAAGTTTTTTGATTTCACTGTAGTTAGAAAACGGATGACAGAAATGACAAAGGATGAAATAGCAACTTCTGGCCACATACGAATTAATACGAAAAAATTTATTCAAGTGTTGTATTTTGAGGCGAAAAGGTTGATGGAGATAGAGTGA
- a CDS encoding DEAD/DEAH box helicase — MSFTLNKSIIKEVCGETSYKRGEAYYKANKVIVNHYDENKEICEATVKGNEDFHVTVEKAKKGDVVARCSCPSLASFQTYCQHVAAVLIQINYNQQTGGMGSVSSRNDQLTNGMFQLFADKPLRPKSKQHRFDTREIVDVEFICSPVATKSGGALLGIQLKLAKVYFINHIREFLSKVEKRETFHCSNEFTYTPDVHSFKQETDAIIQQLIKIYHNEKMYEDALEVHAKQDESMIFIPPASWNDMLSSLSKVEHVQLKQNEQLFHGLQISKGLLPLHFEFTKGNNGGFTLHIAGLNRVQVMEMYNNALYDGKLYHLPMEDCMRLIELQKMMSRSNSNQFYIPETKMEHFVAKVVPGLMKLGTVRIDEVISDRVETPSLKAKLYLDRVKNRLLAGLEFHYGNVMINPLEEDGQPSVFNRDEKKEKEILDIMSESAFAKTEGGYFIHNEEAEYNFLYHVVPTLKGLVDIYATTAIKLRIHKGDTAPLIRVRRKERIDWLSFRFDIKGIPEAEIKGVLVALEEKRKYYRLANGSLLSLESKEFNEINQFVKESGIRKEFLHGEEVNVPLIRSVKWMNGLHEGNVLSLDESVQDLVESIQNPKKLKFTVPQTLNAVMREYQVYGFEWMKTLAYYRFGGILADDMGLGKTLQSIAYIDSVLPEIREKKLPILVVSPSSLVYNWLSELKKFAPHIRAVIADGNQAERRKILKDIAEFDVVITSYPLLRRDIRSYARPFHTLFLDEAQAFKNPTTQTAKAVKTIQAEYRFGLTGTPVENSLEELWSIFHVVFPELLPGRKEFGDLRREDIAKRVKPFVLRRLKGDVLQELPDKIEHLQSSELLPDQKRLYAAYLAKLREETLKHLDKDTLRKNKIRILAGLTRLRQICNHPALFVDDYKGSSAKFEQLLEILEECRSTGKRILIFSQFTKMLSIIGRELNRQAIPYFYLDGNTPSQERVELCNRFNEGEGNLFLISLKAGGTGLNLTGADTVIVYDLWWNPAVEQQAADRAYRMGQKNTVQVIKLVAHGTIEEKMHELQESKKNLIAEVIEPGEEKLSSITEEEIRDILMI; from the coding sequence ATGAGTTTTACATTAAATAAATCGATTATTAAAGAAGTATGCGGAGAGACCTCATATAAAAGAGGCGAAGCTTATTATAAAGCAAATAAAGTAATCGTGAATCATTATGATGAAAATAAAGAAATTTGCGAGGCGACGGTAAAAGGGAACGAGGATTTCCATGTTACAGTAGAAAAAGCTAAAAAAGGTGATGTAGTTGCGAGATGCAGTTGTCCTTCATTAGCGTCTTTTCAAACGTACTGTCAACATGTTGCAGCCGTATTAATACAAATCAACTATAATCAGCAAACAGGTGGAATGGGCTCTGTTAGTAGCAGAAATGATCAATTAACAAACGGGATGTTTCAGCTGTTTGCAGACAAACCACTGAGACCAAAAAGTAAACAACATCGTTTTGATACACGTGAAATAGTAGATGTGGAGTTTATATGTTCACCAGTAGCGACGAAAAGTGGTGGGGCTCTTCTTGGAATTCAATTGAAACTTGCCAAAGTGTATTTCATAAATCATATTAGAGAATTTCTTTCTAAAGTGGAGAAAAGAGAAACTTTTCATTGTTCCAATGAATTTACATACACGCCAGATGTACACAGTTTTAAACAAGAAACAGACGCGATTATACAACAACTCATTAAAATATATCATAACGAAAAAATGTATGAAGATGCACTAGAAGTACATGCGAAACAAGATGAAAGTATGATATTTATACCGCCAGCTTCGTGGAATGATATGCTCTCTTCACTTTCTAAAGTTGAACATGTACAGCTGAAACAAAATGAGCAACTGTTTCATGGCTTACAAATTTCAAAAGGTTTATTGCCATTACATTTTGAGTTCACGAAAGGGAATAATGGCGGGTTTACACTTCATATAGCTGGCCTAAATCGTGTTCAAGTTATGGAGATGTATAACAACGCTCTTTACGATGGGAAATTATATCATTTACCTATGGAAGATTGTATGCGACTTATTGAACTACAAAAGATGATGAGTCGCTCAAATAGCAATCAGTTTTATATTCCTGAAACTAAGATGGAACATTTCGTAGCGAAAGTTGTCCCTGGATTAATGAAACTTGGAACGGTACGCATTGATGAAGTAATATCAGATCGGGTTGAAACGCCTTCGCTAAAAGCGAAATTGTATTTAGATCGCGTGAAAAATCGTTTGTTAGCAGGTCTCGAATTCCATTATGGAAATGTCATGATTAATCCGCTAGAAGAGGACGGACAGCCGTCTGTTTTTAATCGTGATGAGAAAAAGGAAAAAGAAATTTTAGACATTATGAGTGAAAGTGCCTTCGCGAAAACAGAAGGAGGTTATTTTATACATAATGAAGAGGCTGAGTATAACTTTTTATATCATGTCGTTCCAACGTTAAAAGGTTTAGTTGATATTTATGCGACGACAGCAATCAAATTACGAATTCATAAAGGGGATACAGCTCCTCTTATTAGGGTGAGAAGAAAAGAAAGAATTGATTGGTTGTCATTTCGTTTTGATATAAAAGGAATACCGGAAGCGGAAATTAAAGGTGTATTAGTCGCTCTTGAAGAGAAACGCAAATATTACCGATTAGCGAATGGTTCTTTATTATCACTAGAGAGCAAAGAATTTAATGAAATTAATCAGTTTGTAAAAGAATCAGGTATTCGAAAAGAATTTTTACATGGGGAAGAAGTGAATGTTCCACTTATTCGGAGTGTGAAATGGATGAACGGACTTCACGAAGGTAATGTTTTAAGTTTAGATGAGTCTGTTCAAGATTTAGTAGAAAGCATTCAAAACCCGAAAAAATTAAAGTTTACAGTGCCGCAAACTTTAAATGCTGTAATGAGAGAGTATCAAGTATACGGATTCGAGTGGATGAAAACACTTGCATATTACCGTTTTGGCGGTATTTTAGCAGATGATATGGGACTTGGAAAAACGCTGCAAAGTATTGCTTATATAGATTCTGTGTTGCCGGAAATTCGAGAAAAGAAACTACCTATATTAGTCGTTTCTCCATCGTCTCTAGTTTACAACTGGTTAAGCGAGTTGAAAAAATTCGCGCCGCATATTAGAGCAGTTATTGCAGATGGAAATCAAGCGGAAAGACGAAAAATCTTAAAAGACATAGCGGAATTTGATGTCGTAATTACGTCATATCCATTACTGAGAAGAGATATAAGATCGTATGCGAGGCCGTTTCATACACTATTTCTTGATGAAGCACAGGCGTTTAAAAATCCTACAACGCAAACTGCAAAAGCAGTGAAAACAATTCAAGCTGAATATCGTTTCGGACTAACGGGAACGCCTGTAGAAAATTCATTAGAAGAGCTATGGTCTATCTTTCATGTCGTATTTCCAGAATTATTACCAGGAAGAAAAGAATTCGGTGATTTAAGGCGTGAAGATATTGCGAAGCGCGTAAAACCTTTCGTATTAAGACGATTAAAAGGGGATGTATTACAGGAGCTTCCAGATAAAATAGAACATTTACAGTCATCGGAATTATTACCAGATCAAAAGAGACTATATGCTGCTTATTTAGCGAAATTAAGGGAAGAAACGTTAAAGCATTTAGACAAAGATACGTTACGTAAAAATAAAATTAGAATTTTAGCTGGTTTAACGAGATTGCGACAAATTTGTAATCATCCTGCTTTATTCGTTGATGATTACAAGGGGAGCTCAGCTAAATTTGAACAACTGCTAGAAATACTAGAGGAATGCAGAAGTACTGGTAAGAGAATTTTAATCTTTTCTCAATTTACGAAGATGCTGTCCATTATTGGTCGTGAGTTAAATCGTCAAGCGATTCCATACTTTTATTTAGACGGAAATACACCTTCGCAAGAACGAGTAGAGCTATGTAATCGATTTAACGAAGGAGAAGGGAATCTATTTCTCATTTCATTAAAAGCTGGTGGTACGGGTCTTAACTTAACGGGTGCCGATACGGTTATTGTATACGATTTATGGTGGAATCCAGCTGTTGAACAACAAGCGGCAGATCGGGCATATCGAATGGGACAAAAAAATACAGTACAAGTTATTAAATTAGTAGCACACGGAACAATTGAGGAAAAAATGCATGAACTGCAAGAGAGTAAGAAAAATTTAATTGCTGAAGTGATTGAGCCGGGAGAAGAGAAATTATCATCCATCACGGAGGAAGAAATTCGAGATATTTTAATGATTTAA
- a CDS encoding DUF3934 domain-containing protein, with amino-acid sequence MSKTKAKPKKGVGQGTGSKGWNRWQSSAKKKQAAKPYKSKGTKK; translated from the coding sequence ATGAGTAAAACGAAAGCAAAACCGAAAAAAGGTGTAGGACAAGGTACAGGAAGTAAAGGGTGGAACCGTTGGCAATCAAGCGCAAAGAAAAAGCAAGCTGCAAAGCCATACAAAAGTAAAGGTACAAAGAAATAA
- the asnA gene encoding aspartate--ammonia ligase: protein MYQSLMTVRETQIAIKEVKTFFEDQLAKRLELFRVSAPLFVTKKSGLNDHLNGVERPIEFDMLHSGEELEIVHSLAKWKRFALHEYGYEAGEGLYTNMNAIRRDEELDATHSIYVDQWDWEKIVQKEWRTVDYLQQTVQTIYGIFKDLEDHLFEKYPFLGKYLPEEIVFVTSQELEDKYPELTPKDREHAIAKEHGAVFIIGIGDALRSGEKHDGRAADYDDWKLNGDILFWHPVLQASFELSSMGIRVDSKSLDEQLTKTGDDFKREYDFHKGILEDVLPLTIGGGIGQSRMCMYFLRKAHIGEVQSSVWPDDLREACKKENIHLF from the coding sequence ATGTATCAATCATTAATGACAGTAAGAGAGACTCAAATCGCAATTAAGGAAGTTAAAACATTTTTCGAGGATCAATTAGCAAAACGCCTTGAACTATTCCGCGTATCTGCACCATTATTCGTAACGAAAAAGTCAGGGTTAAACGATCACTTAAACGGTGTAGAACGTCCAATTGAATTTGATATGTTACATTCAGGAGAAGAATTAGAAATTGTTCATTCACTAGCGAAGTGGAAAAGATTCGCATTACATGAATACGGATATGAAGCTGGTGAAGGTTTATATACAAACATGAACGCAATCCGTCGTGATGAAGAACTTGATGCAACACATTCCATTTACGTTGACCAATGGGATTGGGAAAAAATCGTTCAAAAAGAATGGCGTACTGTAGATTACTTACAACAAACAGTACAAACAATTTATGGAATATTCAAAGATTTAGAAGATCACTTATTTGAAAAATATCCGTTCCTTGGAAAGTATTTACCAGAAGAAATCGTGTTCGTTACTTCTCAAGAACTAGAAGATAAATATCCAGAATTAACACCGAAAGATCGTGAACATGCAATTGCGAAAGAACACGGTGCAGTTTTCATTATCGGAATTGGTGATGCACTTCGTTCAGGTGAAAAGCATGACGGACGCGCAGCTGATTATGATGATTGGAAATTAAACGGTGATATTCTATTCTGGCACCCAGTACTACAAGCTTCGTTCGAATTATCATCAATGGGAATTCGTGTTGATAGTAAATCACTTGATGAGCAGTTAACGAAAACTGGTGATGACTTTAAACGTGAGTATGATTTCCATAAAGGTATATTAGAAGATGTACTACCATTAACAATTGGTGGTGGTATTGGACAATCAAGAATGTGCATGTACTTCTTACGTAAAGCACATATCGGTGAAGTGCAATCTTCTGTATGGCCTGATGATTTACGTGAAGCTTGCAAGAAAGAAAACATTCATCTGTTTTAA
- a CDS encoding VOC family protein, whose protein sequence is MTNNKLLRMDNISIVVESLDNAISFFEEIGLKLEGRATVEGEWAGRVTGLGSQCVEIAMMVTPDGHSRIELSRFLTPPTIADHRTAPVNALGYLRVMFTVEDIDEMVSRLTKHGAQLVGEVVQYENSYRLCYIRGTEGILIGLAEELGNK, encoded by the coding sequence ATGACAAACAACAAATTACTCAGAATGGATAATATCAGCATCGTTGTAGAATCTCTTGATAACGCCATCTCTTTCTTCGAGGAGATTGGTTTGAAACTCGAAGGTAGAGCAACTGTCGAAGGTGAATGGGCTGGTCGTGTAACAGGACTCGGTTCTCAGTGCGTAGAGATTGCTATGATGGTTACGCCAGATGGCCATAGCCGAATTGAACTTTCGCGATTTCTCACCCCGCCTACTATAGCAGATCACCGGACAGCTCCTGTAAACGCCCTCGGTTATTTACGCGTCATGTTCACCGTTGAAGACATTGACGAAATGGTATCCAGACTTACTAAACATGGTGCTCAGCTCGTTGGCGAAGTAGTTCAGTACGAGAACTCGTATCGTCTCTGTTACATTCGGGGAACCGAAGGCATTTTAATCGGTTTAGCGGAAGAACTCGGTAACAAGTAA
- a CDS encoding aspartate kinase: protein METIVQKFGGTSVGSVERIQHVANLIIEEYERGHSIVTVVSAMGKSTDELVALANAITENPSKREMDMLLSTGEQVTISLLTMALQAKGYNAISLTGWQAGITTESVHSSARITEINTDRIQSYLTKGTIVIVAGFQGVSEDFEITTLGRGGSDTTAVALAAALNAKKCDIYTDVTGVYTTDPRVVKDAYKLDEISYDEMLELANLGAGVLHPRAVEFAKNHNVILEVRSSMEQENGTIVKGECNMEQQSIVKGIAFEDNITRITVKGLEQGSLSTVFSTLAAAHINVDIIIQSITNEGTVHLSFSIHSNDLRETLAVLEQNKEALHYESVEYENHLAKVSIVGSGMVSNPGVAANMFTTLKEEDIHIKMVSTSEIKVSVVIDRLHLVTGVETLHQSFMTKIEPLVQMS, encoded by the coding sequence ATGGAAACGATTGTACAAAAATTTGGTGGCACTTCTGTCGGAAGCGTTGAGCGCATTCAACATGTAGCAAATTTAATTATTGAAGAATATGAACGAGGACATAGTATCGTCACTGTCGTTTCGGCAATGGGAAAAAGTACAGATGAACTTGTAGCACTTGCTAACGCTATTACAGAAAATCCGAGTAAACGCGAAATGGATATGCTTCTATCAACAGGAGAGCAAGTGACTATTTCATTATTAACGATGGCATTACAAGCAAAAGGTTATAACGCGATTTCATTAACAGGATGGCAAGCTGGTATTACGACAGAATCTGTACATAGTAGTGCACGGATTACTGAAATTAATACGGATCGAATTCAGTCTTATCTTACTAAAGGCACGATTGTTATTGTAGCTGGTTTCCAAGGAGTCAGTGAAGATTTTGAAATTACAACGCTTGGACGAGGTGGTTCTGATACAACTGCTGTTGCATTAGCTGCTGCACTGAACGCAAAAAAATGTGATATTTACACAGATGTGACCGGCGTATATACGACGGATCCACGAGTTGTAAAAGATGCTTATAAATTAGATGAAATTTCTTATGACGAAATGTTAGAACTTGCAAACCTCGGTGCTGGTGTATTACACCCGCGTGCTGTTGAGTTTGCTAAAAATCATAATGTCATTTTAGAAGTTCGCTCAAGTATGGAACAAGAAAATGGAACAATTGTAAAAGGAGAATGTAACATGGAACAACAATCAATCGTTAAAGGTATTGCATTTGAAGATAATATTACACGTATCACAGTGAAAGGATTGGAACAAGGCTCGCTTTCAACTGTTTTCTCTACATTAGCAGCGGCACATATTAATGTAGATATCATCATTCAAAGTATTACAAATGAAGGAACTGTTCATCTCTCCTTCTCCATCCACTCTAATGATTTAAGAGAGACTTTAGCAGTATTGGAACAAAACAAAGAGGCACTCCACTATGAATCAGTAGAATATGAAAATCATTTAGCAAAAGTATCAATTGTAGGATCTGGTATGGTCTCTAATCCTGGTGTTGCTGCGAATATGTTCACTACTTTAAAAGAAGAAGATATTCATATTAAAATGGTAAGTACATCAGAAATTAAAGTGTCTGTCGTTATTGATCGCCTTCACTTAGTAACAGGTGTCGAGACGCTGCACCAATCATTTATGACGAAAATTGAGCCTTTAGTGCAGATGAGTTAA
- a CDS encoding DoxX-like family protein, whose amino-acid sequence MQRKKPIYVSAEMNTTMEKLWEYTQDPDLHTEWDARFTEISYLEKVDGEPQKFLYKTKIGFGLEIAGEGESIGEIRKETGERISSLKFWTDNQLSLIQIGRGYWKYTPLKKYIHFETQYDYDTRYGRLGNVIDFYIFRPLLGWATAWSFDALKLWLEKGLHPRLLMRRTMTYWIVCFLFALVWMYQGIVPKLVFTHSEEVKMLSVMIGSTAHSIFVLKIIGILEIIFGIIWLLPFPKRKVFIVHIFMLIALTIAAGFTNIASFTEPFNPITLNVLLMGLSIVGYINSFDLPSAKNCKRKRKG is encoded by the coding sequence ATGCAGAGGAAAAAGCCTATTTATGTTTCGGCAGAAATGAACACAACGATGGAGAAATTATGGGAATACACGCAAGATCCGGATTTACATACTGAGTGGGATGCTCGCTTTACTGAAATTTCATATTTAGAGAAAGTAGATGGAGAACCGCAGAAGTTTTTATATAAAACAAAAATCGGATTTGGACTTGAAATAGCTGGGGAAGGGGAATCGATAGGTGAAATAAGAAAAGAAACAGGTGAAAGAATTTCTTCTTTAAAATTTTGGACAGACAATCAATTATCACTTATACAAATTGGGCGTGGTTATTGGAAGTATACACCGCTTAAAAAATACATTCATTTTGAGACGCAATATGATTATGATACAAGGTATGGTCGTCTAGGCAATGTAATAGATTTCTATATTTTTCGGCCGTTATTAGGTTGGGCAACTGCTTGGAGTTTTGATGCTTTAAAATTATGGTTAGAAAAAGGACTTCATCCTAGGTTGCTAATGAGAAGAACGATGACATATTGGATCGTATGTTTTTTATTTGCACTTGTATGGATGTATCAAGGAATAGTGCCGAAACTAGTGTTTACTCATTCAGAAGAAGTAAAAATGCTATCTGTGATGATTGGTTCAACTGCACATAGTATTTTTGTACTTAAAATAATTGGAATACTAGAAATTATTTTTGGTATCATATGGCTGTTACCATTTCCAAAACGAAAAGTATTTATAGTACATATTTTTATGTTAATAGCCTTAACGATAGCGGCAGGCTTTACGAATATCGCAAGCTTTACAGAGCCGTTTAATCCAATTACATTAAACGTTCTACTAATGGGGTTATCGATTGTCGGTTATATAAATAGTTTTGATTTACCAAGTGCAAAAAATTGCAAGAGGAAGAGAAAGGGATAG
- a CDS encoding DUF4166 domain-containing protein, which yields MANIYERLLGDSYKKLHPKLQKRYEITEENSFTGEGKMDEIYGGSFFVKLILKIASKFRMFFSERGKEVPFTIHNTAERDEHGHELVRWNRTFYFHNKKRYFNAVMKIDENEIVDYFGEPHILVSTLNFHIDELGAMHISSKKQWFYMFGRKISLPKLLYGEAKIVESYDDELQCFRIHVQVRNPLIGSLFSYKGTFVERK from the coding sequence ATGGCTAATATTTATGAAAGACTATTAGGAGATTCTTATAAAAAACTTCATCCAAAATTACAGAAACGCTATGAGATTACAGAAGAAAATAGCTTTACTGGAGAAGGAAAGATGGATGAAATTTACGGTGGTTCTTTTTTTGTAAAATTAATATTAAAAATTGCATCGAAGTTTCGAATGTTTTTCTCTGAGAGAGGTAAGGAAGTGCCATTTACAATACATAATACCGCTGAGCGTGATGAACATGGACATGAACTTGTGCGGTGGAATCGTACTTTTTATTTTCATAATAAGAAAAGATATTTTAATGCGGTAATGAAAATTGATGAAAATGAAATTGTAGATTATTTTGGTGAACCACATATACTCGTCTCTACATTGAATTTTCATATTGATGAGTTAGGGGCAATGCATATTTCTTCGAAGAAACAATGGTTTTATATGTTTGGAAGAAAAATCTCTTTACCGAAACTTTTATACGGAGAGGCAAAAATTGTTGAAAGTTATGATGACGAATTACAATGTTTTCGAATTCATGTACAAGTACGAAATCCGTTAATTGGTTCGCTATTTTCATATAAGGGAACGTTTGTGGAAAGGAAATAA
- a CDS encoding YndJ family protein, giving the protein MRNIIFGLACYIIFLICEWSNVNPVEAIILLSILLFIPMSFCIIDKKIRNGSYVLFYKFVSILYPIAAISAMLAFVTNHFFFALLWFVYTGIVALFGINRLLERGWKPLEETAIDSAFIYLFLGGFWFCASVAKLSIMQFTSDIVLLTAAHFHYSAFLLPLSAGLIGRKREKSSKVYDAIMFIIVISPMTVAIGITYSRVFEFFAVCLYLCAIYGYGIYVWRTKFNAISAKILLVISSSTLMVTIMFSLIYSYGNLKHVMTITIAQMVWIHGVVNGIGVALPAFVGWMIEKSAPNYKYYGKPMSRLRGNVKIGEVFLHSRNLVESKEYTGLVDNMKDFHSEAFDTDKIPVSIIRFYENTKEYELQAHIKWTRWFRPFAFCYEKMSKCVGQIHLGMGDKWETMHGSILGVIDEKDGRENVRAWLRKNEAGESIFAALYSKHTYKNETYMNIGLPLPYSNMTGVLKLCNRGNDLIITSKLRRNGKGDEGIYLHTRYFTIRLPLAETFIIKEGANQILEANHKMWIFGIKFLEIDYEIKRLEEK; this is encoded by the coding sequence ATGAGAAATATAATATTTGGTCTTGCTTGTTATATTATTTTTCTAATATGTGAGTGGTCAAATGTAAATCCAGTTGAAGCAATTATTTTATTATCTATTTTGTTATTTATACCGATGTCATTTTGCATTATTGATAAGAAAATAAGAAATGGATCGTATGTACTCTTTTATAAATTTGTATCGATTTTATATCCAATCGCAGCAATTAGTGCAATGCTGGCTTTCGTAACAAATCACTTTTTCTTTGCGCTACTTTGGTTTGTATACACAGGAATTGTTGCGTTATTTGGTATAAATAGATTACTAGAAAGAGGATGGAAACCGTTAGAAGAGACAGCTATCGATAGTGCGTTTATTTATTTGTTTTTAGGTGGTTTCTGGTTTTGTGCTTCTGTAGCAAAACTCTCCATTATGCAATTTACTTCTGACATTGTTTTACTCACAGCTGCACACTTTCATTATTCGGCGTTTCTATTGCCATTATCAGCTGGTTTAATAGGGCGGAAGAGAGAAAAGAGCAGTAAAGTATATGATGCAATTATGTTTATTATAGTCATTTCACCGATGACAGTTGCGATTGGAATTACGTACTCAAGAGTATTTGAATTTTTTGCAGTGTGCCTATATTTATGTGCGATTTATGGGTATGGGATTTATGTTTGGCGCACGAAATTTAATGCTATCAGCGCAAAAATCCTCCTAGTCATATCGTCTAGTACACTCATGGTAACAATTATGTTTTCACTTATATACTCGTATGGGAATTTAAAACATGTAATGACGATTACAATTGCTCAAATGGTTTGGATTCACGGTGTTGTTAACGGAATTGGAGTAGCATTACCGGCATTTGTCGGCTGGATGATTGAAAAGAGTGCTCCGAATTATAAATACTACGGGAAACCAATGAGCAGGTTAAGAGGAAATGTGAAAATTGGTGAGGTGTTTTTACATAGTAGAAATTTAGTAGAAAGTAAGGAATACACAGGTTTAGTTGATAATATGAAGGATTTTCATAGTGAGGCATTTGACACGGACAAGATTCCTGTAAGTATTATTCGTTTTTATGAAAATACAAAAGAGTATGAGTTACAAGCGCATATTAAATGGACTCGTTGGTTTCGCCCCTTTGCATTTTGCTATGAGAAAATGAGTAAGTGTGTAGGACAAATACATTTAGGAATGGGCGACAAGTGGGAAACGATGCATGGTTCTATCCTAGGGGTAATAGATGAGAAGGATGGAAGAGAGAATGTAAGGGCTTGGCTAAGAAAAAATGAAGCAGGAGAGTCTATTTTTGCAGCTCTTTACTCAAAACATACATATAAGAATGAGACGTACATGAATATCGGATTACCTTTACCATATTCGAATATGACGGGGGTTTTGAAATTATGTAATAGGGGTAATGATTTAATTATTACTAGTAAGCTGAGAAGAAATGGTAAGGGAGATGAGGGGATTTATTTACACACTCGCTACTTTACAATCCGTTTACCGTTAGCAGAGACATTTATTATTAAAGAGGGCGCAAATCAAATATTAGAAGCTAACCATAAAATGTGGATATTCGGAATCAAGTTTTTAGAAATTGATTATGAGATTAAGAGATTAGAGGAGAAGTAA
- a CDS encoding 8-oxo-dGTP diphosphatase codes for MSTNWKDIEHRMYTMCMIQRNNKVLLIQRPNHLGFPGYIAPGGKVDFPESIVQAAKREVEEETGLLVSNLIFKGLDEYVNPKENVRYMVFNYWTDSVEGELLLNPPEGELLWVPIDTALNLPMQDWFKERFPLFFEKGTFEIQRVWDNDLDKQVAMTITHT; via the coding sequence ATGAGCACGAACTGGAAAGATATAGAACACCGTATGTATACAATGTGTATGATTCAGCGGAATAACAAAGTCTTGCTAATACAGCGCCCCAATCATCTAGGCTTCCCTGGTTACATCGCTCCTGGCGGTAAAGTGGATTTTCCAGAAAGTATCGTTCAAGCTGCTAAGCGAGAAGTAGAAGAAGAAACTGGATTACTTGTTTCAAATTTAATTTTTAAGGGATTAGATGAATACGTAAATCCGAAAGAAAATGTTCGATATATGGTATTTAACTATTGGACAGATTCAGTTGAAGGTGAACTTCTTTTGAATCCTCCTGAAGGCGAATTATTATGGGTACCAATCGATACAGCACTAAATCTCCCTATGCAAGATTGGTTTAAAGAAAGATTCCCATTATTTTTTGAAAAAGGTACGTTTGAAATTCAACGTGTTTGGGACAATGACTTAGATAAACAAGTTGCTATGACCATTACCCATACATAA